A single region of the Salvelinus sp. IW2-2015 linkage group LG20, ASM291031v2, whole genome shotgun sequence genome encodes:
- the LOC111980394 gene encoding 4-galactosyl-N-acetylglucosaminide 3-alpha-L-fucosyltransferase 9 translates to MTCLGPIGHRCLMGILLLGCLLTCLLFRPAITWLPVLAKHFQAEHKQDVTVLVWHWPFDHPFKLNSCRSLYNIEGCHLTADRELYSQADAVLIHHREIEEDLSNLPQEQRPSFQKWVWMNFESPAHTNRIPGLEDLFNVTLNYRQDADINMPYGSLVPRIKEREEFVPHKNRLVCWIVSNWNPKHKRTWYYMELRKFIRIHTYGDPFNRKVSLSEYRMIVASCKFYLSFENSVHKDYITEKLYNALKLGAVPVVMGPTRGNYEKFIPGDSFIHVDDFRSPRALAKHLLFLDENEEMYRKYFKWQRIHTVRINSFPIQNACNSCEYIRGHPENRMVTELYKWFWEE, encoded by the coding sequence ATGACGTGTCTTGGACCAATTGGGCACCGGTGCCTGATGGGCATTCTCCTGCTGGGCTGCTTGCTGACCTGTCTACTGTTCCGACCTGCTATCACCTGGCTCCCTGTCCTGGCCAAGCACTTCCAGGCGGAGCACAAACAGGACGTTACCGTGCTGGTCTGGCACTGGCCCTTTGACCATCCCTTCAAACTGAACTCCTGCAGGTCCTTGTACAACATCGAAGGCTGTCACCTGACGGcggacagagagctgtacagtcAAGCGGATGCCGTTCTCATCCACCACAGAGAGATCGAAGAGGATTTATCCAACCTGCCCCAAGAACAACGGCCCTCCTTCCAGAAGTGGGTGTGGATGAATTTCGAATCCCCGGCACACACCAATAGAATACCTGGCTTGGAAGATCTGTTTAATGTGACTTTGAACTACAGGCAGGATGCAGACATCAACATGCCTTATGGATCTCTCGTCCCTCGGAttaaagagagggaggagtttgTCCCGCATAAAAACCGACTGGTCTGTTGGATCGTTAGCAACTGGAACCCAAAACACAAGAGGACTTGGTACTACATGGAGCTGCGCAAATTCATCAGGATTCACACCTACGGGGACCCTTTCAACAGAAAGGTATCTCTTAGTGAATACAGAATGATCGTGGCCAGCTGTAAATTCTACCTGTCTTTTGAGAACTCCGTCCATAAGGACTACATCACAGAAAAACTTTATAACGCTCTCAAGTTGGGCGCTGTTCCTGTGGTCATGGGCCCGACAAGAGGGAACTATGAGAAGTTCATCCCTGGAGATTCCTTCATCCATGTGGATGACTTCCGCTCGCCCAGAGCCCTGGCCAAACACCTCCTCTTCTTGGACGAGAATGAGGAGATGTACCGTAAATACTTCAAGTGGCAGAGGATCCACACAGTCCGRATCAACAGCTTCCCCATTCAGAATGCCTGCAACAGCTGTGAGTACATCAGAGGCCACCCTGAGAATCGGATGGTTACTGAGCTCTATAAATGGTTCTGGGAGGAGTGA